In a single window of the Phycisphaerales bacterium genome:
- a CDS encoding iron hydrogenase small subunit, with protein sequence MITIEVNDRPVEAKSGETVLDACRRAGIRIPTLCHLQGLTPTGACRICVVEIAGQRNLVPSCAYPVADGMKVQTHSPRAIQARQTVTELLLSSHPDDCLYCIRNGQCELQGLAHELGVRERKYCAARATHKLDVSSPSIVRDPAKCILCGKCVRVCEEVQDVAAIDFLKRGSQALVGTAFDQGLNVSSCVNCGQCVMVCPTGALREQVHLREVTDALADPQKFLVVQHAPAVSVTLAEEFGMKPGRDIAGVLNAALRKLGFDRVFDTSLAADLTIMEEASELVHRLQTGGPLPMLTSCSPGWIKYVEQSYPDFLHHLSSCKSPQQMMGAVIKTFFAQQAQVAPESIYSVAIMPCTAKKFEATRPEMARNGLPDIDAVLTTRELARLIRMRGLNLDLLAPESPDSPLGERSSAGKLFGATGGVMEAAVRTAYHLVTGTELTELKIQPLRGLKGVKEARVQVGALELGVAVVSGLANAAELLDQIRDGRTDLHFIEVMTCAGGCIGGGGQPLTTDQEAVRARMRALYQIDREDVVRQSHRNPSVQRLYAEFLGQPLGDRSHELLHTHYHVRDVVG encoded by the coding sequence GTGATCACGATTGAAGTCAACGATCGGCCGGTGGAGGCGAAGTCGGGCGAGACGGTACTGGACGCATGCCGGCGGGCCGGGATTCGGATTCCGACCCTCTGCCATCTCCAGGGGCTGACGCCGACCGGGGCTTGCCGGATCTGCGTGGTCGAGATCGCAGGGCAGCGCAACCTCGTGCCGTCATGCGCTTACCCGGTGGCCGATGGCATGAAGGTGCAGACGCATTCACCCCGCGCGATTCAGGCGCGGCAAACGGTGACGGAGCTGCTGCTGTCGAGTCACCCCGATGATTGTCTCTACTGCATTCGCAACGGGCAGTGTGAGCTCCAGGGACTGGCCCACGAACTCGGGGTTCGGGAGCGCAAGTACTGCGCGGCCCGGGCTACGCACAAGCTGGACGTGTCTTCACCGTCGATCGTGCGGGATCCGGCGAAGTGCATCCTCTGCGGCAAGTGTGTCCGTGTGTGCGAGGAGGTGCAGGACGTCGCGGCGATCGACTTCCTGAAGCGCGGGAGCCAGGCGCTGGTGGGGACGGCCTTTGACCAGGGGCTGAATGTGTCGAGCTGTGTGAACTGCGGCCAGTGCGTGATGGTCTGTCCGACCGGCGCATTGCGCGAGCAGGTGCACCTGCGCGAGGTGACGGATGCGCTCGCCGACCCGCAGAAGTTCCTAGTCGTGCAGCACGCCCCGGCGGTGTCGGTGACACTGGCCGAGGAATTCGGCATGAAGCCGGGCCGGGACATCGCCGGAGTGCTGAACGCGGCGCTGCGGAAGCTGGGCTTCGACCGTGTCTTCGATACGAGTCTGGCGGCCGATCTGACGATCATGGAAGAGGCCTCGGAACTGGTGCACCGTCTCCAGACTGGTGGGCCGCTGCCCATGTTGACGAGCTGCTCGCCGGGCTGGATCAAGTACGTGGAGCAGAGCTATCCCGATTTTCTGCACCATCTCTCGAGTTGCAAGAGTCCGCAGCAGATGATGGGTGCCGTCATCAAGACTTTTTTTGCCCAGCAGGCCCAGGTCGCGCCGGAAAGCATCTATAGCGTCGCGATCATGCCGTGCACGGCGAAGAAATTCGAAGCCACGCGGCCGGAAATGGCCCGCAACGGTCTGCCGGACATCGACGCGGTGCTGACGACGCGTGAGTTGGCGCGGCTGATCCGAATGCGGGGTCTCAATCTGGACCTCCTCGCGCCCGAGAGTCCCGACTCCCCATTGGGGGAGCGCAGCAGCGCGGGCAAGCTCTTTGGGGCGACCGGCGGCGTGATGGAAGCGGCGGTTCGTACGGCGTACCACCTCGTGACCGGAACGGAGCTGACCGAGCTGAAGATCCAGCCGCTGCGCGGGCTGAAGGGGGTCAAGGAAGCGCGCGTTCAGGTGGGTGCACTGGAATTGGGCGTGGCGGTTGTGAGTGGCCTTGCGAACGCGGCTGAGCTGCTGGATCAGATCCGCGACGGACGCACGGACCTGCATTTCATCGAGGTGATGACGTGTGCCGGCGGATGCATCGGTGGCGGCGGCCAGCCGCTGACAACCGATCAGGAAGCGGTGCGGGCCCGGATGCGGGCGTTGTATCAGATCGACCGCGAGGACGTAGTTCGGCAGTCGCACCGCAATCCAAGTGTACAGCGGCTCTATGCGGAGTTCCTGGGTCAGCCGCTGGGCGACAGGAGTCACGAGCTGCTGCACACGCACTACCACGTGCGCGACGTCGTTGGATAG
- a CDS encoding NADH-quinone oxidoreductase subunit NuoF, with amino-acid sequence MSTESGGGRVQERRGLSPADVRALLDGHGAAEVPERAARLALLRRDQVERPTIFVGAGTCGLGAGAGKTLTAVRAYLEQHTLAADVVEVGCIGICSAEPLVDVQLPGRTRVAFSQVTADLVDTLLDELLARRAPSGNILGQFRPVTDGAAVWEDVPFLDEHPFFAPQTRWVLANCGNIDPQSIDEYLARDGYQSLARVLREHTPAELCDEVERSGLRGRGGGGFPTGRKWKFALQTPAEQKYLVCNADEGDPGAFMDRAVIEGDPHRLVEGMAIAAYAIGASKAYVYIRAEYPLAIRNLKVALAQAQSYGLLGQNILGSGFSLEIKIKQGAGAFVCGEETALIHSIEGKRGMPRPRPPFPAVSGLFGKPTVINNVETLANLPVVVQRGPEAFAAVGSGSSKGTKVFALSGKVLRTGLIEVAMGMPLRQVIFEIGGGIPGGKAFKAVQMGGPSGGCVPGQHLDIEIDYESLKSVGAMMGSGGMVVMDEDNCMVDVAKFFMDFIQRESCGKCIPCREGTKQMLDILQRITRAHRHESGNEALARFRGVMTMERLAQVIQDTSLCGLGQTAPSPVLSTLRWFREEYEAHVFERRCPAGVCKELLTYRIEETKCKGCTICGKVCPTGAIKGALRSPHYIVQEECIACGACSEACRLDAVIVE; translated from the coding sequence ATGAGTACGGAGAGCGGTGGTGGTAGGGTGCAGGAACGGCGCGGCCTGTCGCCCGCGGACGTGCGCGCACTGCTGGACGGCCATGGTGCGGCCGAGGTGCCGGAACGCGCCGCGCGGCTGGCGTTGCTGCGGCGCGACCAGGTCGAGCGGCCGACGATCTTCGTGGGAGCGGGCACGTGCGGGCTCGGCGCCGGGGCGGGGAAGACGCTTACCGCGGTGCGCGCGTACCTCGAACAACACACGCTTGCGGCCGATGTAGTCGAGGTGGGCTGTATCGGCATTTGCTCGGCGGAGCCGCTGGTCGATGTGCAGTTGCCGGGGCGGACGCGGGTGGCATTCTCGCAGGTGACGGCCGACCTGGTGGACACGCTGCTCGACGAGCTGCTGGCCAGGCGTGCACCGAGCGGGAACATCCTCGGGCAGTTCCGCCCGGTGACCGATGGCGCTGCAGTCTGGGAGGATGTGCCGTTTCTGGACGAGCACCCCTTCTTCGCCCCGCAGACGCGCTGGGTGTTGGCCAACTGTGGGAACATAGATCCACAGAGCATCGACGAGTATCTGGCACGCGACGGCTACCAGTCGCTGGCCCGGGTGCTGCGTGAACATACCCCGGCTGAACTATGTGACGAAGTGGAGCGCAGCGGGCTGCGGGGTCGTGGCGGCGGGGGCTTTCCGACTGGTCGGAAGTGGAAGTTTGCGCTGCAAACGCCTGCGGAGCAGAAGTACCTCGTGTGCAATGCCGACGAGGGCGATCCGGGGGCGTTCATGGATCGAGCGGTGATCGAGGGCGATCCGCACCGGCTGGTGGAGGGCATGGCAATCGCGGCGTATGCCATCGGCGCGAGCAAGGCGTACGTCTACATTCGCGCGGAGTATCCGCTGGCGATCCGCAACCTGAAAGTGGCGCTGGCGCAGGCGCAAAGCTATGGGCTGCTGGGGCAGAACATCCTCGGCAGCGGTTTCTCGCTGGAGATCAAGATCAAGCAGGGTGCGGGGGCCTTCGTCTGTGGCGAAGAGACCGCCCTGATTCACAGCATCGAGGGGAAGCGCGGGATGCCACGCCCCCGACCGCCCTTTCCGGCGGTGAGCGGGCTGTTCGGCAAGCCCACGGTGATCAACAACGTCGAGACACTGGCAAACCTGCCGGTGGTGGTGCAGCGTGGCCCCGAGGCCTTCGCGGCAGTGGGTTCGGGCTCGAGCAAGGGGACGAAGGTATTCGCGCTGTCCGGCAAGGTGTTGCGGACCGGTCTGATCGAAGTCGCGATGGGGATGCCGCTGCGGCAGGTGATCTTTGAGATCGGCGGTGGGATTCCGGGCGGCAAGGCGTTCAAGGCGGTGCAGATGGGGGGGCCTTCGGGCGGCTGCGTGCCGGGACAGCACCTGGACATCGAGATCGACTACGAGTCGCTGAAGAGCGTGGGGGCGATGATGGGCTCGGGCGGCATGGTGGTGATGGATGAAGACAACTGCATGGTGGACGTGGCGAAGTTCTTCATGGACTTCATCCAGCGTGAGAGTTGCGGCAAGTGCATCCCGTGTCGAGAGGGGACCAAGCAGATGCTCGACATCCTCCAGCGCATCACGCGGGCGCACCGGCACGAATCGGGCAACGAGGCCCTAGCGCGGTTCCGGGGCGTGATGACGATGGAGCGGCTCGCACAGGTGATCCAGGACACGAGCTTGTGCGGGCTGGGACAGACGGCGCCGAGCCCGGTGCTCAGCACGTTGCGGTGGTTCCGCGAGGAGTACGAAGCGCACGTGTTCGAGCGGCGCTGTCCGGCGGGAGTCTGCAAGGAGCTACTCACCTACCGGATCGAAGAGACCAAGTGCAAGGGCTGCACGATCTGTGGGAAGGTCTGCCCGACGGGCGCGATCAAGGGCGCGTTGCGCAGTCCTCACTACATCGTGCAGGAAGAGTGCATCGCGTGCGGCGCCTGCAGCGAGGCCTGCCGGCTGGATGCGGTCATCGTGGAGTAA
- the nuoE gene encoding NADH-quinone oxidoreductase subunit NuoE, with translation MLAEQTTELDVLLEEYENAERDQLIPILQAVQERFGYLSREAMVAVGRRLDLPVSKVYGVATFYNQFRFQPLGKVHCQVCRGTACHVKGSQGVLDALRTTLKVEPGQTTRDGLFSIEVVACIGACGLAPVVAVNGEFHASMTPDKTRKVLKQYGKAESK, from the coding sequence GTGCTCGCGGAACAGACGACGGAACTCGATGTGTTGCTCGAGGAGTACGAGAACGCTGAACGGGACCAGTTGATACCGATCCTGCAGGCGGTGCAGGAGCGCTTCGGCTACCTGTCTCGCGAGGCGATGGTGGCCGTGGGGCGGCGGCTCGACCTGCCGGTCAGCAAGGTGTACGGCGTCGCCACATTCTACAACCAATTTCGCTTCCAGCCGCTGGGCAAGGTGCATTGCCAGGTGTGCCGTGGAACGGCGTGCCACGTGAAGGGTTCGCAGGGGGTGCTGGATGCGTTGCGGACGACTCTGAAGGTTGAACCCGGGCAGACGACGCGGGACGGACTTTTCAGCATCGAGGTTGTGGCCTGCATTGGGGCCTGCGGACTCGCGCCCGTGGTGGCCGTTAACGGTGAGTTCCATGCGAGCATGACCCCTGACAAGACGCGAAAAGTTCTGAAGCAGTACGGCAAGGCCGAAAGCAAGTGA
- a CDS encoding redox-sensing transcriptional repressor Rex, whose protein sequence is MQIPDRVIERLSAYRRHLQRWIQEGRDRIFSHDLALLEGVTAAQVRRDLMTVGYTGSPAKGYDVAGLIDHITGLLAPGAAGGIALVGVGHIGGAILDYFSGRQPGYRIVAAFDAHPDKVGRVVHGHRCYDVREMAAVLESQPALVGIVAVPVEAAQDVAERLVRAGVRGLLNFAPRRLRVPPEVFVEDVDIALSLEKVAFFAAIRADRREAQ, encoded by the coding sequence ATGCAGATACCCGACCGCGTGATCGAACGGCTGAGTGCGTACCGGCGTCACCTGCAGCGTTGGATTCAGGAGGGGCGCGATCGGATCTTCTCGCACGATCTGGCACTACTCGAAGGCGTCACAGCGGCCCAGGTCCGTCGCGATCTGATGACGGTCGGTTACACGGGCAGCCCGGCCAAGGGCTACGATGTCGCCGGGCTCATCGACCACATCACCGGATTGTTGGCCCCGGGGGCGGCGGGCGGGATTGCGCTCGTCGGTGTGGGACATATCGGGGGAGCGATCCTGGATTATTTCAGTGGTCGGCAGCCCGGCTACCGCATTGTGGCGGCGTTTGATGCGCATCCGGACAAGGTGGGACGGGTCGTGCATGGTCATCGCTGTTACGACGTGCGAGAAATGGCGGCGGTCCTGGAGAGTCAGCCGGCGCTGGTGGGGATCGTCGCGGTCCCGGTCGAGGCGGCCCAGGACGTTGCCGAGCGGTTGGTACGGGCGGGCGTGCGGGGGTTGCTGAACTTCGCCCCGCGGCGCCTCCGGGTGCCGCCAGAGGTCTTCGTGGAAGATGTCGACATCGCATTGTCGCTGGAGAAGGTGGCCTTCTTCGCGGCGATCCGAGCAGATCGGCGGGAGGCGCAGTAG
- a CDS encoding sulfite exporter TauE/SafE family protein: MLLAAGLVAATLAAVSGFGGAAILLPILTAIFDLRVAVPILTVAQLIGNASRVVFNYRAVHLPIVGWYTLGAVPFAIAGGVVFASAPLPILTRVLGLFLLAIVAWRRLTRPRPRPFPIQRFAWIGAGFSFLSAIVGSVGPVMAPFFLAFGLAKSAYIGTEALATVVMHITKLVVYRQMSVLSFETLTIGLMLGPVMILGSWIGKRIVDRLPERVFILLIELAMAVAGLLFLIRG; the protein is encoded by the coding sequence TTGCTCCTTGCCGCCGGACTCGTCGCCGCCACCCTCGCAGCCGTCAGCGGCTTCGGCGGCGCGGCCATACTCCTGCCCATCCTCACCGCCATCTTCGATTTGCGCGTGGCCGTTCCCATCCTCACCGTCGCCCAACTGATCGGCAATGCCAGTCGCGTCGTCTTCAATTACCGCGCTGTGCACTTGCCGATCGTCGGCTGGTACACACTCGGTGCCGTACCCTTCGCCATCGCCGGGGGCGTTGTTTTCGCCTCGGCCCCTCTGCCCATCCTGACACGCGTGCTTGGCCTATTCCTCCTCGCAATCGTCGCCTGGCGGCGCCTGACTCGCCCACGGCCGCGCCCTTTCCCCATCCAGCGTTTCGCCTGGATCGGCGCCGGCTTCAGCTTCCTCTCCGCCATCGTGGGTAGCGTCGGGCCGGTCATGGCGCCATTTTTCCTTGCCTTCGGACTCGCCAAGTCCGCTTACATCGGCACCGAAGCTCTCGCCACCGTCGTCATGCATATCACCAAACTTGTTGTCTACCGCCAGATGTCCGTACTGTCGTTCGAGACCCTCACAATCGGACTGATGCTCGGCCCCGTCATGATTCTCGGTTCGTGGATCGGCAAGCGTATTGTCGATCGCCTCCCCGAGCGCGTCTTCATCCTGCTCATCGAACTCGCTATGGCCGTCGCCGGCCTGCTGTTTCTGATTCGCGGCTGA